CCACATCGGAAATTCTaagggacattaagtaatatataaagggttaggacAATCCAGTAATCACCAATTAGTTTTAGGTTAGAAGCCAGTATagcttgattcacatatttacTAGACTACTATCGTAGTAACACATCAGTGAAAGTCGCATAAAGACTTATTATATAGACAGTGCATGTAATTCTCACAACATAAGCAAATACACAATGAACACCAATATAAAGGGAGTAATGAAACTTAACAAGTAGAGTTTGATCTGTTGAAGGAGGATGATGAGTTGATGAACTCTATGCAGTCTTCTATGGCCTCTGATCTATGACTTTCATTGCTTAAAGGCATGATCGACGGCTGAGACCTCcctgaggaaaaagaagaagaacccttTGACGGTGAagatttcctcttcttcctcatcaccACCAGGCGCAAACCTTTTGCAAATTTACAGCCAAGTTGCTTGATCATTCTTGCTGCTGTGACCTCTGTCTTCCTCGGTAACCTTAATCTGCAGCTCGTTGTGCACCCGGGGATCTTACCACCATGAGGTCCCTTGATTGCGCTTTGATTAACTGAGGCATCTCTCGGAACTGGTCTAGTGCTTGTGCTGATTCGTTTTGTTCCAGTAGCTGACATAACAAGAGAGAGGGAGTGAGAGAGGTTTATGGGAAACAATATGAGGATACTAAGAGATATTTAAGGGACTGGAGCTCAGGACAATTCAGGCAAAAGAAGGGAAAAGACATTGATTAGATGTATTCATAACATCAAGACATAAACacataaataagtaaaaagaaaGTGTAGCTTTTCGATCCTATATACACAAAGAGAGCTACGCGCAAGAGCAAAAAGATAAGACTCGGTTCTTTTCATTCTTTCTTTACGGTCCACAGAGGGAATAAAACCTTTGTTTAAGCGATGAAAAAGGCTCTTTCTAATGAAGCAACCATTTAGCATCATTCTTCTTTGATGATCACTCATTTGTACGCAAAACACTCTGGAAAAGGTATATTTTTGACTCCAGGAGAGGCCAATTTTAAACTTACATTTATGGATGGGCAGATTCCATTCACGAGTCTGCGGCTACaaaaaacaaggaaaaaaacaaGTTAATGGTGGGCACACGAATATGAAAAAAGCATAGAGGAACCAGACAGAAATAGAAGATCACACTTTGGAGGATGGAGAGTGATTTTACACGTGAGAACATTCCATTAGGATCAGAACAAATCTTCCTGCCGTATAAAGTCAGTGATTAGAGATGCTAATGGCCTGAGACTGACTGACATATACGACAGGTTTCAAAAATGCCAAAAGGGAAAAGAATGCAATAGCACAACTACTCTGTTCGCATCGTCAAAACAAGACAAGAAAAGATTTAGCACCAACTTGTATGCATAAAAATTTGACCCAAAACGATGAGGGAAGACATCTTTTCAGTACTGTGATGAGTATAATTCAATTAATCAGACACATTAATCCACCAATATCCCTCGATGCACTATTATTTGATACAGAGATCACTGGATTCAATATTACAATTCACAAGAGTGATACCTTCAGAGATTTAGCTACTTCATTTGGTTGATAATGTACAAAAAGACTAAGAAAGTAAGTAAACTCACACATTGGTATAGCCAAACAGGAACTAGATCCACATGATAATTACGCAGAAGTCTATAACCAACCTGCGAAAAGATTCTGTAGAACTGCAGGACATAGGAGAAGACCTTCACCAACCTGCAAAAAAATTCTGTAGAACTGCAGGACATAGAATGGTTCATGTCTGAGACAAGGCACACTACCATAATCTGAGCATGGTTCATAGTTCAAGCTGTAAATTAGCAGAGAAGGGATTCACATTATAAACATTAACCCTTAAGAGCCCAATAGCCTGGTTCAAAAAGTTGAGCAAATCATTGCAAAAAGTTGAAAGAACTAGAGTTGTTTTAGAAACATTTACAAAGGTACATAAGGGGTGACACCTTATGTACCTCTCTTGTTCTTCAGATACATACATAAACAACGAGAAAAGAAGCAAATGATATCAATTTCGCAAACAATACATACATATAGGGGCATATCATATCTTCAGAGGAAATTCACCAAACACCAACACGAAGGTAAAATCTGATGATAGCAGAGCCTTAAAAACGTTCACACACATTAATGAAAttccacaacttcttcatcaCACATTTGATGAAACTCCACAGCTTTCTAACATTCACGGCGATACTCTCGGCCGTAGCTGTAGCTCGGCGGCCTAGCTCCAAAGTCGCTCTCAGACCTCTCTGCAGCACCTCTCTCTTCCTCCAAGCTCAACCCACCCATCGTCTTCTGCAACTGCCTGTGATCATAAGGAGAGTAATCGACTGGAGCCGATGGGCCGCTTGGCACTCCGTAGCTGGACAACCGCGAGCCCACCTGTGGCTTATACTCGTTCATTTGAAAGGCCTCGACAGGAGCTGAAGGCCCATTGGGCTGTGGAAACCGAGGAGGAGCTAAAGGAAGATCGACTGGAGCAGGTGGCTGGCCGTAATTGGAGGCCCGATCGTACATCGAacgcggcggaggaggagggtAATAGAATCCGGAATAGTAGTGATCGGTGAACGGATAAGGAGACGGAGAGGGAGAGGGTGAGGGTGAGAATTCTCTGTAGGGGGAGGTGATCGGAGCTGGAGGAGGACTTGGGGAGTAATAATGGTTTCCTTGAGGGGCAGAATAGTAATCTCTCGGTTGCGATTGAGGACGCTGCGGTGGAGGAATCGGTCGCTCCTTGATCGCGAGCTTCAATCGTATCTTCCCTTGAGTCCTCCCCGAGGGACGGAGAAGCTCGAGCGAGCTGATCGATTCGGGAACCATCGCCCCCTCCGAGTCAACCAATCGAACCAGAGGAAACCTAACCGATCCGACGAGCGTTTTCGCCGCATCGGAATGGAGAATCTCGACGTTGAGGACCGATTCGTGGACGGATCGGGTGAGAGGGAGAGTGATCCGCTCGTTCCACACCGGTTTGGCGGAATCGTCGGAGCGTGTGGAGACGCGGTGATCAGAGTCGAGGTAGAGAACGACGTAGGGTTTCAGGTCTCCGTTGCGCCAGTTGACGTTCTTCAGGTGCTTGGCGGAGACGACGGTTACGACTAGGTCAAGCGGCTCAGACGAGGCGGCCATGATACGCTGCGTTTTGGAGGCGTGATACGGTGGGATTTTCGCGGTGGTGTTAGCTAACGTGCGCTCGTTATCTTAGATATTGAGTTTTAAACTTTAAAAGCCTTTTTAAAACCTGCTGGCTAGCGCAGAGGCTTTGACTTAGACAGCTGTCATTATTTTATTATGCGAAGAGAGGATATTGATATCCTTGTATCCAAACAGATCCTCAAATTCTACCAAGGCACAAGATAAGTGGATAACCCTCTTCGGACAgtgttctttcttctttgttGTGAGATTGGTCCTAATTGGTGATAAGGTAAGGCAACAATGACTTCCTCTGCAACAGCGCCAAACTCTCTATCCTTCTTTtcgtcttctctctttctctcctcctctcaccAAATCCCTAGAAACTACATTTCCGTCGCGAAACCAAACTCCGGCAGAGTTTCAAAGCCTCTCTCCGTCGCAGCCCAGCTAGCGACCCTACCTATCTTCTCATTCGAGGGAGAGAGGGTCGGAGAGACGTACCTAGACCTCAAAACCGCGCCGGAGGACACCGCGCGCGCCGTCGTCCACCGCGCAATCGTGAACGACCTGCAGAACAAGCGGCGAGGCACGGCGTCGACGCTGACCCGCGGCGAGGTTCGCGGCGGTGGGATAAAGCCTTACGCGCAGAAGAAAACCGGCAACGCTCGGCGAGGGTCCCAGAGGACGCCGCTGCGTCCCGGCGGAGGGGTGGTGTTCGGTCCGAAGCCGAGGGACTGGACCATCAAGATCAACAGGAAGGAGAAGAGGCTGGCGATATCGACGGCGATCTCGAGCGCGGCGTCGTCGGAAGGCGGGGCGATAGTGGTGGAGGAGTTCGGGGATAGGTTCGAGAAGCCGAAGACGAAGGACTTCTTGGCTGCGATGAAGAGGTGGGGGCTGGATCCGAAGGAGAAAGCGATGTTCTTGATGATTGATGTGGAGGAGAACGTCGCGAAGTCGGGGAGGAACATTGGGACGCTGAGGATGCTGACGCCTAGGACGTTGAATCTGTTTGATATTTTGAACTCTGATAAGCTTGTGCTGACTCCTGCGGCGGTGGAGTTCTTGAATGCTAGGTACGGTGTTGAATCGTTCGAGACAGACGAGGAAGATGAGGATGACACTGAAGGTTAGTGTTTTGAACCAACTTGTTCTTGAAAGTATCTTTTATTGTTTAGTCCCTTTGCTTGAAATATGATTTGTAGATTATGTGTTAATATTGACACGTTTCCACGTGTTATTGTGTTTATGAAGGGGCAGAGGAAGCTGCGGATGAGCAAGGAGCTTAGATCGAACTGGTGTATGTGTGTAGCCTTATGAGTTTTTTCATCTTCTGTTTTCCTTTTTGTGGCAACAagagaaaaatgtttatttaattcAGATTCTTGAAAGAGATCGTTCCCATCTTCTTTCTCATACATGAGTTTTTGTGTTCAAGTCTCAGTGAAGTTTGGGATTTAAAAGGAGTTAAATTAGACACCATGAACAGAACCTATAGGAGGGAATCATCTCTTATTGTTCTCCAGCCAAAATCTAAGGCTTACACAAAAGGTTGCTAAATGCAACACACCAAAACGTAGCATTTAGTCCCACTAAACTTTGGGTTATTTTCATCATTCGCCTTACAAGACTgtcatgtgtatatatataccgGTAAGGTTTCATATTATCATAGAGTAGTGAAGGTTGCAAAATCTTCCTACCTTATCGCAGTGCTGGTGTTCATCTTTGTTTTGATCTGATAGCAACTGTTAAATATGGGATGTCAAATGTTATATTGTACCGGGTCAATAATGATTGGGCTTAAGAAACGAGCCCAAACTGTAAAAGGAGGGAAATATTCAAAATCTAGTCCAGCCTAAAAGAGTTTCTTCTTAACTAATGTTCTTTTGAATTCTTAATAGCATGGTTATAATAATGGTGACAAGGATGAACAGTGAACACACAAAAATTGTAGCCTCTTCCTCATGAGATTATCAGCAGATGTAGATGCAGCATCCAATTTATACAGATGCTAGCTAttaagattttgtaaaaaaaaatagttgtatgTTGAACTATGACAGTGTATATAAGTCGATTGAGGTTTCttttgtgttctttgctttccatcaattttaaaatacgTTTAAGGCAAGTATCACTTTACTACTCCGTATTTTCCTGGCAAAAGGATCattaagtttttaattaattaatttttcaattagttttaatctcttttttttgtaactgttttatctttttcttagTAACTCTACTCTATCACAAAcatatatttcttttgttttcatagATTTATCTGTGTATTTAAACATATGGATAATTTGATGTAAAAAAGCAATGTGGATAAATGATGTAATTAACTGAGTAAACTTATATCCAGTCCTTATTGTTCGCTATTATCTTCTCCTTgataatcaaaatattcaaagaaaatgttttaaatactGATTTGTCCCTAATGTTTATCTAAAACAATCTAAGTCGACCAAAAAAACCGGTGAAAAAATATTCTGTGAAAATCATAGTTTATCCAAAACCCTCTCAACTCATCtataaaagaaacacaactcTCCATCGACTTAAAGTACTAAAACCTGTAGGGTATACACATAACAATTAGATACAAAGAGCTAGATAGATATAACAATGGCGGTGGGTGTGATGGATATCGAAGGAGGTGGTGCTTCCTTACCTGGAAAGACGACTTTTCAAGTCGTCATGTGCAGTATCATTGCTGCTGTTGGTGGTCTCATGTTTGGTTATGACATCGGAATCTCAGGtttgtttttaaggtttaaTTCCTTCTTGTCTCTTTTTTGCGATTGATGTTTTGATTAACTAATGGGTAcgtgtgttaaaaaaaaactacaggGGGTGTGACGAGTATGGACACTTTTTTACTAGATTTTTTCCCTCACGTGTACGAGAAGAAACACAGAGTGCACGAAAACAACTACTGCAAATTCGATGACCAGCTTTTGCAGTTATTCACTTCTTCTCTCTATTTAGCTGGTATCTTCGCTAGTTTTGCCGCTTCCTTCTTATGCAGAAGGTTCGGAAGAAAACCTATAATCATGTCCGcctccatcttcttcctcctcggTGCTATTCTCAACTACTTTGCCAGAGATCTCGGCATGTTGATCGGTGGTCGTATTCTCCTTGGCTTCGGTATCGGTTTTGGTAATCAGGTCAAGATCCTCAAAACTTTCTTTCTAGATTTTCATCgagttatattaattaatttacttTAAATTCCGGACGTAGGATACTTTATTCCTAATAATTAGCATCCTAaatttttcgaaattatatacaTAGATATACATAGATATAAGTTtctaaattttaacttttattttattttattagcctCTAACGTTTGAAACCAATACATGCGCAGACCGTTCCATTGTTCATCTCGGAAATTGCACCACCTAGAATCAGGGGAGGACTAAACATCGCGTTTCAGCTTCTCATCACCATTGGAATCCTAGCAGCGAGTTTCGTGAACTACTTAACCTCCACGATGAAAAACGGCTGGAGATACTCTCTCGGTGGTGCGGCTGTTCCCGCCTTGATCCTCTTGATAGGATCCTTCTTCATCCACGAGACTCCAGCTAGCCTCATCGAGCGCGGCAAAGACGAGGAAGGGAAGAAAGTCCTAAGGAAGATCAGAGGCATCGACAACATCGAACTCGAGTTCAACGAGATCAAACGCGCCACGGAGATTTCAAACAAAGTGAAAACTCCTTTTAAAGAACTCTTCACAAAAAGCGAGAACAGACCGCCGCTTGTGTGCGGAACGCTGCTTCAGTTCTTCCAACAGTTTACTGGAATCAATGTGGTTATGTTCTACGCTCCGGTCTTGTTTCAGACCATGGGGAGTGGTAACAACGCTTCTCTGGTCTCTACCGTTGTAACCAACGGTGTGAACGCACTCGCCACCGTTTTCGCCGTCATCATGGTTGATAGGCTGGGTAGAAAGTTCTTTTTGGTTGAAGGAGCAACTCAAATGATGGCTACACAGGTAAAAATTACTTGCGTCACAAGTTAGGTTTTTCTGTTTGCTTGAATAACAAGTTAACTCttttttgtttgcttgcttCGCAGATAACTATTGGAGCCTTGCTCTTAAAATACTTGCACCTAGTGGGCCCTATTACAAGTCACGCCGTGCCACTTATAGTACTGATCCTCATCTGTATCTATGTGTCTGGTTTCGCGTGGTCGTGGGGACCATTGGGATGGCTTATTCCGTCTGAGATCTATCAACTTGAGGTGAGAACAAGTGGTTACTTCTGTGCAGTGGCGATGAACATGGTGTGCACTTTCGTTATCGGACAGTTCTTCTTGTCGGCGCTATGCCGATTCAGATCGggcttgttcttcttctttgcggTCATGAACGTTATCATGGGACTGTTTGCAATCTTCTTTCTCCCAGAGACGAGAGGTGTTCCTATTGAGGACATGGCCGAGCAGCGTTGGAAGAAGCATTGGCACTGGAAGAAATATTTCAAGCagaactgaatttttttttctgtcttgTTGCTCGTAGAATTCTTAGATTTGGAATTTAGGCGGGTTGTTCGCATCCTGTTCGAGAGTTTATTAGTtataaagactttttttttcttgcaattTATATAACTTGTGAAGTTTCTAATTTTAGacaccttttcttttcttttatttttaaaatttatcattagaaaatgataaatttatttttaaaatttatcattttcttttaagcacttattttttttatcaaaattttgtttttaatcattATCCACGTAACTGAAGTTTTCGGGAATTGAATTGGtcatcaaacaaaaatattttccagTTTCCAAAATCAGCATATCTAATAGAGTTTATCcgtaaaaatgaaataaaataacaataaaaatatttcttccgttccaaaaaaatagtttttttaataaatgtatagttttctgtaattttccattttcaataacttttaaccaatagtagtAATTCAacaaagtcaattaatttttttgaaatttacaattttttcatagaaaacacaaaaaaaataatatctttgtattttttttctaaaaagtttaTCTTAATGGAAAGGGATTAAGTATAAAATATGTGTTCAAATcacttgttttattaattttaacattatcttttgtctgggcctaatgtattaaaaaattatttgactaAAATCCATGTAGGTCTGTCCACGTTGGACTTTTCAACGAAATTTAAATTGACagcaaaaaataaatcaaactttaccACAACATTGATCTTTCTCAATAAATGCCCGAAATGTTTTGGACACTTGCCTCAACGTTTTTGATAATCCATAATCAAACATGAACACTTAAACGTGAAGCATAGCAATCCAATGCAATAGTGATCGTCGAATATAAAAAGTGGAACAAGGTAGTCTGCGAGTTGTAACAAAGAAAATGATACTCATGCGACTTGAGAAGACAAGAAACTGATTTTACAAGAAGATTGTGATCTGATTAATACAATACCAACACCAATTCACCAAACCATCATAAGTTCGTAACATACGGACACTATTCTGTCATCAATTCCCAAGTAAATAGAGAATCACCTTAACTATTTATTACAACACACGCAACGTGATTATGTCAACATTAAAGTAAAATCAGAACTGGAAGAACTCTATTACGGGCTGACTGATCGAGAGGTGCTTGATCTTGCGCTCCTCGAATGGTTCATGGAAGATCGGCTGTCCCGCCTGTGAGACTTGCTCCTCCTGCTCACTTTCCTTCCCTTCTTAGGTGATAAGCTCCGTGATCTGCTTCTCCTCACAGGGCTTACGCTTCTCGACACCGACCTGTACCTGCATTCACTTCTGTTTTGAGTTACCACAAGTCTCAGTTCCTGCTACAACCTTTTTATATATTGACCTGCCATACCTTGTATGGTAACGACTTTCAGGTGAGTAACTCCCTCTGTAATAAGGCGAATAGGACCGGTCTCTTCCCCTGTAGTAAGGTGAGTATGATCTGTCACGTGTTCTGTAGTCAGGCGAGTATGACCTGGACCTAGACCTATACCGCCTCCTGTAGTAAGGGGAGTATGATCTGTCCCGTGCTCTGTAGTCAGGCGAGTATGACCTGGACCTGGACCTGTACCTGTACCGCCGTCTGTAGTAAGGTGACTCTGATCTGTCACGTCTCCTGTAGTAACGATCATCAGGTGATGGAGATCTCGAATAAGAGTAAGATCTGCCACGCCTATAGTAGGGTGAGTTGGACAATGATCTCCTGCTCCTCCGATGGCTAGGGGTATAAGATCTGCTACGATCAGATGAGTAGCTTCGACTGCGGCTACGAGAATAGCTAATAGACCTTCGTGGAGAGTAGCTAGGGGACCGATGTCGTCCTGTAAAAGAAACAAGCAAAACAATAAAGGGCCGAGATCAGTAAGGGAAGTTAATTAATCCAATGCTACTGATATGTCATACCTCGAGCGGCTCTCAGACCCAAGTACTTTCCTGGAGTCGGGGTACGTCCTCTACGACGTCTTGCCTGAACATAACACAGAGACATCATAAATTCCATCAATCAAAATAAGAAAGTATttgtaaagagaaaaaaaaaaaaaaggaaaacacaaCAGAAACAGCATTTCTAACATCGAAGCTACAAACCAAAGGCACATTAAGTTGTTCAAAAAAGAGAGGAAATCAACCCCAACAGTGTGTGTTTGAACTGTTGCAACGTTTGCTATTTGGTGAAGCGCTGCTGCTGCTACAAACAGCAGACCTGCTGCCATAGAAATTTTAAAGTGGAAACAAGCAAACACTTATATTTTaaccagaaaataaaaaatatcacatTGCCCATTACATGCATATATATCATCTTTGGGGGTAAAGAtcatattcattttattttacctTCTCAACTGTAATGACGCGGCCCATGAGAACAGAGTGATCAAGATGTCTGATGCAGCGGTTAGCATCCCCAACAGTTTCCATGGAGATAAAACCAAAACCACGAGGCTCTCTAGTCCGTGGATCTAGGACAAGGTGAACATCAGTTACCTAGCAAAAAATAAAAGCTCACGAAGGTTAAAACATGAACAAACAAATCCCTATCGTGAAAAAGATCTTCAAACTTGACGCAATAGTGAGCCACAAcagacaaatatttattttcgaaaatcaaAATACCTTTCCTTCTTCGGAGAAATGATCCTCAAGATCTCTTTCTGTCACCCGGTGAGACAATCCGGTCACGTATAAACTGTTACCAGGGTTCTCTGCATCGCTTGAGGCACTCCTAATACAATATAAAGAGGTTGAGACATGATTGAATTCAAAAGCagcaaaacagaaaaaaacatattcactaaaaaaaaaaaggttcaagCTACCTGGAGCGGCTTCTAGAGAGAGACCTTGACACAGACCTTCCACGACGCTTGTCATAAGGGGATAGTGATGGAGAGTATCTTGACCTCCTTGAGTAAGACATCTACAAAAGGAAAAGAtaatccaaaataaaaaaattgtatcgtAGATAAAAACGTCGAAGACAGAATACTCACATTGAAAGTAACGCAGCAAAGCTCAACAGAAGAAGGATGAATGTTCgagaactctctgcacttagacGGGATGAATATGAATGAACTTCACGCTTCCGTATTTTAAAAGGAGGAATCAGAAGAAGCTTCGGGAGAGTCGGACGCGATGGAGTTTGTTAAACTCCATTACATATTTCGTTCTGGCGCCCGGCCCATCTTTATAAGGCTTTTTAATTCTCACAGCGGCCCAAATAAGGAAATATTGCAAAAACAAACCCCAAACTTTCACCAATAATGCGAAGTTAACCCTTTGTTTATAGagaactagggtcggcccgccctacgggcgggaagttataataaaaactattttattatgcCGAACAA
This region of Brassica napus cultivar Da-Ae chromosome C5, Da-Ae, whole genome shotgun sequence genomic DNA includes:
- the LOC106399367 gene encoding josephin-like protein isoform X1 → MNHAQIMVVCLVSDMNHSMSCSSTEFFCRLVKVFSYVLQFYRIFSQPQTREWNLPIHKCKFKIGLSWSQKYTFSRVFCVQMSDHQRRMMLNGCFIRKSLFHRLNKATGTKRISTSTRPVPRDASVNQSAIKGPHGGKIPGCTTSCRLRLPRKTEVTAARMIKQLGCKFAKGLRLVVMRKKRKSSPSKGSSSFSSGRSQPSIMPLSNESHRSEAIEDCIEFINSSSSFNRSNSTC
- the LOC106399367 gene encoding josephin-like protein isoform X2; this translates as MNHAQIMVVCLVSDMNHSMSCSSTEFFCRLVKVFSYVLQFYRIFSQPQTREWNLPIHKSTGTKRISTSTRPVPRDASVNQSAIKGPHGGKIPGCTTSCRLRLPRKTEVTAARMIKQLGCKFAKGLRLVVMRKKRKSSPSKGSSSFSSGRSQPSIMPLSNESHRSEAIEDCIEFINSSSSFNRSNSTC
- the LOC106400919 gene encoding formin-like protein 3, whose translation is MAASSEPLDLVVTVVSAKHLKNVNWRNGDLKPYVVLYLDSDHRVSTRSDDSAKPVWNERITLPLTRSVHESVLNVEILHSDAAKTLVGSVRFPLVRLVDSEGAMVPESISSLELLRPSGRTQGKIRLKLAIKERPIPPPQRPQSQPRDYYSAPQGNHYYSPSPPPAPITSPYREFSPSPSPSPSPYPFTDHYYSGFYYPPPPPRSMYDRASNYGQPPAPVDLPLAPPRFPQPNGPSAPVEAFQMNEYKPQVGSRLSSYGVPSGPSAPVDYSPYDHRQLQKTMGGLSLEEERGAAERSESDFGARPPSYSYGREYRREC
- the LOC106400920 gene encoding 50S ribosomal protein L4, chloroplastic; amino-acid sequence: MTSSATAPNSLSFFSSSLFLSSSHQIPRNYISVAKPNSGRVSKPLSVAAQLATLPIFSFEGERVGETYLDLKTAPEDTARAVVHRAIVNDLQNKRRGTASTLTRGEVRGGGIKPYAQKKTGNARRGSQRTPLRPGGGVVFGPKPRDWTIKINRKEKRLAISTAISSAASSEGGAIVVEEFGDRFEKPKTKDFLAAMKRWGLDPKEKAMFLMIDVEENVAKSGRNIGTLRMLTPRTLNLFDILNSDKLVLTPAAVEFLNARYGVESFETDEEDEDDTEGAEEAADEQGA
- the LOC106400379 gene encoding sugar transport protein 2, with translation MAVGVMDIEGGGASLPGKTTFQVVMCSIIAAVGGLMFGYDIGISGGVTSMDTFLLDFFPHVYEKKHRVHENNYCKFDDQLLQLFTSSLYLAGIFASFAASFLCRRFGRKPIIMSASIFFLLGAILNYFARDLGMLIGGRILLGFGIGFGNQTVPLFISEIAPPRIRGGLNIAFQLLITIGILAASFVNYLTSTMKNGWRYSLGGAAVPALILLIGSFFIHETPASLIERGKDEEGKKVLRKIRGIDNIELEFNEIKRATEISNKVKTPFKELFTKSENRPPLVCGTLLQFFQQFTGINVVMFYAPVLFQTMGSGNNASLVSTVVTNGVNALATVFAVIMVDRLGRKFFLVEGATQMMATQITIGALLLKYLHLVGPITSHAVPLIVLILICIYVSGFAWSWGPLGWLIPSEIYQLEVRTSGYFCAVAMNMVCTFVIGQFFLSALCRFRSGLFFFFAVMNVIMGLFAIFFLPETRGVPIEDMAEQRWKKHWHWKKYFKQN
- the LOC106397634 gene encoding serine/arginine-rich splicing factor SR45a isoform X1, with product MSYSRRSRYSPSLSPYDKRRGRSVSRSLSRSRSRSASSDAENPGNSLYVTGLSHRVTERDLEDHFSEEGKVTDVHLVLDPRTREPRGFGFISMETVGDANRCIRHLDHSVLMGRVITVEKARRRRGRTPTPGKYLGLRAARGRHRSPSYSPRRSISYSRSRSRSYSSDRSRSYTPSHRRSRRSLSNSPYYRRGRSYSYSRSPSPDDRYYRRRDRSESPYYRRRYRYRSRSRSYSPDYRARDRSYSPYYRRRYRSRSRSYSPDYRTRDRSYSPYYRGRDRSYSPYYRGSYSPESRYHTRSECRYRSVSRSVSPVRRSRSRSLSPKKGRKVSRRSKSHRRDSRSSMNHSRSARSSTSRSVSP
- the LOC106397634 gene encoding serine/arginine-rich splicing factor SR45a isoform X2; this encodes MSYSRRSRYSPSLSPYDKRRGRSVSRSLSRSRSRSASSDAENPGNSLYVTGLSHRVTERDLEDHFSEEGKVTDVHLVLDPRTREPRGFGFISMETVGDANRCIRHLDHSVLMGRVITVEKARRRRGRTPTPGKYLGLRAARGRHRSPSYSPRRSISYSRSRSRSYSSDRSRSYTPSHRRSRRSLSNSPYYRRGRSYSYSRSPSPDDRYYRRRDRSESPYYRRRYRYRSRSRSYSPDYRARDRSYSPYYRRRYRSRSRSYSPDYRTRDRSYSPYYRGRDRSYSPYYRGSYSPESRYHTRYRSVSRSVSPVRRSRSRSLSPKKGRKVSRRSKSHRRDSRSSMNHSRSARSSTSRSVSP